Proteins from a genomic interval of Poecile atricapillus isolate bPoeAtr1 chromosome 1, bPoeAtr1.hap1, whole genome shotgun sequence:
- the RPL8 gene encoding large ribosomal subunit protein uL2 → MGRVIRGQRKGAGSVFRAHVKHRKGPAKLRAVDFAERHGYIKGIVKDIIHDPGRGAPLAKIAFRDPYRFKKRTELFIAAEGIHTGQFVYCGKKAQLNIGNVLPVGTMPEGTIVCCLEEKPGDRGKLARASGNYATVISHNPETKKTRVKLPSGSKKVISSANRAVVGIVAGGGRIDKPILKAGRAYHKYKAKRNCWPRVRGVAMNPVEHPFGGGNHQHIGKPSTIRRDAPAGRKVGLIAARRTGRLRGTKTVQEKEN, encoded by the exons ATGGGCCGCGTCATCCGCGGGCAGAGGAAAGGCGCGGGCTCCGTGTTCCGCGCCCACGTCAAGCACAGGAAGGGCCCGGCCAAGCTGCGCGCCGTGGACTTCGCCGAGCGGCACGGCTACATCAAGGGCATCGTCAAG GACATCATCCATGACCCCGGGCGGGGTGCTCCGCTGGCCAAGATCGCCTTCCGTGACCCGTACCGGTTCAAGAAGCGCACGGAGCTGTTCATCGCCGCCGAGGGCATCCACACCGGGCAGTTTGTGTACTGTGGCAAGAaag CCCAGCTGAACATCGGGAATGTTCTGCCCGTGGGCACCATGCCCGAGGGCACCATCGTGTGCTGCCTGGAGGAGAAGCCCGGTGACCGCGGGAAGCTGGCGCGTGCCTCCGGGAACTACGCCACCGTCATCTCCCACAACCCTGAAACCAAGAAAACCAGGGTGAAGCTGCCCTCAGGCTCCAAGAAagtaatttcttctgcaaacaGGGCTGTTGTGG GAATCGTGGCTGGTGGAGGCCGTATTGACAAGCCCATCCTGAAGGCCGGCCGTGCCTACCACAAGTACAAGGCCAAGAGGAACTGCTGGCCACGTGTCCGTGGTGTGGCCATGAAC CCCGTGGAGCATCCCTTCGGAGGAGGCAACCACCAGCACATCGGGAAGCCCTCGACCATCCGCAGGGACGCTCCCGCGGGACGCAAGGTCGGGCTCATCGCCGCGCGCCGCACGGGGCGGCTGCGGGGCACAAAGACtgtgcaggagaaggagaacTGA